A single region of the Changchengzhania lutea genome encodes:
- a CDS encoding lactonase family protein, which translates to MKIKLLLLFTISILNSMAQNIPLYVGTYTNGESEGIYHLQFNTDTGELNNQALAIHIDNPSFLAYSPNREFLYSANETESGFLSSYKINEDGALSLLTRVSSQGKAPCHIAVNKSGTKAVVSNYGGGSVSVYPINSDGSLCEASQVFDHNSEAQQSHAHSAQFFNGDLFVADLGRNAVYQYKLKDDSYILESSAIVNMEGNPGPRHFSISDSGEFIYIINEYGSSITSVKRTEDGFEPIDLDSTLDDTYKGNNSCADIHLSQDGRFLYASNRGENSIAVFKRNTQTGMLNKVQNSAVHGDWPRNFTLDPSGKFLLVANRRSNNISVFQIDQTHGTLQFLDSVKVPTPVCLLF; encoded by the coding sequence ATGAAGATTAAATTATTACTACTATTCACAATTAGCATTTTAAATTCTATGGCTCAGAACATTCCGTTATACGTTGGAACATATACTAATGGAGAAAGCGAAGGCATATACCATCTTCAATTCAATACAGATACAGGGGAATTAAATAACCAGGCGCTCGCTATTCACATAGATAACCCTTCGTTTTTAGCCTATTCGCCAAATAGGGAATTTTTATACTCAGCAAATGAAACAGAAAGCGGGTTTTTATCTTCGTATAAAATAAATGAGGATGGCGCATTATCCCTTTTAACAAGGGTAAGTAGCCAAGGCAAAGCCCCATGCCATATAGCGGTAAATAAATCAGGAACTAAAGCGGTGGTCTCCAACTATGGCGGCGGATCGGTTTCTGTTTACCCAATTAATTCCGATGGCAGTTTATGCGAAGCCTCACAAGTTTTTGATCACAATTCGGAAGCGCAACAGTCCCATGCACACTCTGCTCAATTTTTTAATGGGGATTTATTTGTTGCCGATTTAGGCAGAAATGCCGTGTATCAATACAAACTAAAAGACGACAGCTATATACTTGAATCTTCGGCAATAGTAAACATGGAAGGGAATCCAGGACCAAGGCATTTTTCTATAAGTGATAGTGGTGAGTTCATATATATTATAAACGAGTACGGAAGTTCCATAACGTCGGTAAAGCGAACAGAAGATGGGTTTGAACCGATTGATCTTGACTCGACATTAGATGACACTTATAAGGGCAACAATTCATGCGCCGATATTCACTTATCTCAAGACGGTCGATTTCTATATGCCTCAAATCGAGGCGAAAATTCCATAGCCGTATTTAAAAGAAACACGCAAACAGGTATGCTGAACAAAGTTCAAAATAGCGCTGTTCATGGCGATTGGCCTCGTAATTTCACGCTGGATCCTTCGGGGAAATTTCTGTTAGTAGCCAATAGAAGAAGTAACAATATTTCGGTATTTCAAATAGACCAAACACATGGGACTTTGCAGTTCTTAGATTCCGTTAAGGTGCCAACGCCTGTATGCCTTTTATTTTAA
- a CDS encoding 30S ribosomal protein S16 — protein MPVKIRLQRHGKKGKPYYWIVAADARSKRDGKYLEKLGAYNPNTNPATIELNVDGTVQWLQNGAQPTDTAKAILSYKGALLKNHLAGGVRKGALTEEQAEAKFTAWLEEKEGKVGSKEENLAKAEADAKAKALEAEKAVNEARIAAATPAVEEEVTPETPENVDATEEVEALEQAAEEGAAAADTEVADKKE, from the coding sequence ATGCCAGTAAAGATTAGATTACAAAGACACGGTAAAAAAGGGAAACCTTATTATTGGATCGTTGCAGCTGATGCCCGATCAAAAAGAGATGGTAAATACCTAGAAAAATTAGGTGCTTACAATCCTAACACAAATCCAGCAACAATTGAATTGAATGTTGACGGTACGGTTCAATGGCTTCAGAATGGTGCACAACCAACTGATACTGCCAAAGCTATTTTATCTTATAAAGGGGCGTTATTAAAAAATCACCTTGCAGGTGGAGTTAGAAAAGGCGCTTTAACTGAAGAGCAAGCAGAAGCAAAATTCACAGCTTGGTTAGAAGAAAAAGAAGGTAAAGTAGGATCTAAAGAAGAAAATTTAGCAAAAGCAGAAGCTGATGCAAAAGCAAAAGCTTTAGAAGCTGAAAAAGCGGTTAACGAGGCACGAATTGCTGCTGCAACACCAGCTGTAGAAGAAGAGGTAACTCCTGAAACTCCAGAAAACGTTGATGCAACTGAAGAAGTTGAAGCACTAGAGCAAGCTGCCGAAGAAGGTGCTGCTGCTGCTGATACAGAAGTAGCTGACAAAAAAGAATAA
- the rimM gene encoding ribosome maturation factor RimM (Essential for efficient processing of 16S rRNA) yields MKKEDCFYLGKIVKKYSFKGEVLAKLDTDEPDLYENLDAIFLELRNNLVPFFIVESQLHKSELLRIRFEDVDTEADADAIMKSGLYLPLDLLPKLEGNKFYFHEVIGLTMMDVNYGTVGIIKGINDSTAQSLFEVEHDGKEILIPMNDEFIVKIDRENKTVIVETPEGLIELYL; encoded by the coding sequence ATGAAAAAAGAAGATTGTTTTTATTTAGGTAAAATTGTAAAAAAATATAGTTTCAAAGGAGAAGTATTAGCGAAACTCGATACTGACGAGCCAGACCTCTATGAAAATTTAGATGCTATATTTTTAGAACTTCGGAATAATCTAGTCCCGTTTTTTATTGTGGAATCTCAACTGCACAAATCAGAATTATTGAGAATTCGATTTGAGGATGTCGATACTGAAGCTGATGCAGATGCCATAATGAAAAGTGGTTTGTATTTGCCTCTAGATTTATTACCAAAACTAGAAGGCAATAAGTTCTATTTTCATGAAGTCATAGGATTAACAATGATGGACGTTAATTACGGAACAGTTGGCATTATAAAGGGCATTAATGATTCTACCGCCCAATCGCTTTTTGAAGTTGAACATGACGGAAAGGAAATCTTGATTCCGATGAATGATGAGTTTATTGTAAAAATTGATAGAGAAAATAAAACCGTTATTGTTGAAACACCCGAAGGGCTGATTGAACTTTATCTATAG
- a CDS encoding tRNA1(Val) (adenine(37)-N6)-methyltransferase, which translates to MKIGTDGVLLGAWTSLDNNPNSILDIGAGTGVVALMLAQRCSAKVIDALEIDDDAYEQCVDNFEQSPWGDRLFCYHASLEEFVNEIEDTYDLIVANPPFYSEDYKTKSLKRDVARFQDAMPFDHLIESASKLLDKDGTFSVIIPFKEEASFIALANIHNLFPTGIMRVKGHPNSEIKRSLIACSFRESDIHIEELVIETERHQYTDAYINLTKDFYLKL; encoded by the coding sequence ATGAAAATTGGTACAGATGGTGTTTTATTAGGTGCTTGGACATCTTTAGATAATAATCCTAATTCTATTTTGGATATTGGAGCCGGCACGGGCGTGGTAGCTTTAATGCTTGCGCAGCGATGTTCTGCCAAAGTTATCGATGCTCTAGAAATTGATGATGATGCTTATGAACAATGCGTTGATAATTTTGAACAGTCGCCCTGGGGGGATCGTCTTTTTTGTTATCACGCTTCTTTAGAAGAATTTGTTAATGAGATTGAAGACACCTATGATCTTATAGTTGCCAATCCACCATTTTATTCTGAAGACTATAAAACAAAAAGCCTAAAACGAGATGTCGCTAGGTTTCAAGATGCGATGCCTTTTGACCACCTTATTGAAAGTGCGTCCAAACTGTTAGATAAAGACGGTACATTCTCCGTCATTATTCCGTTTAAAGAGGAAGCGTCCTTTATAGCGCTAGCCAATATTCATAACTTATTCCCTACAGGTATCATGCGTGTTAAAGGCCATCCAAACTCTGAAATAAAGCGAAGTTTAATCGCCTGCTCTTTCCGCGAAAGCGACATACATATTGAAGAATTAGTCATTGAAACTGAGCGCCATCAATACACCGATGCCTATATCAATCTTACCAAAGATTTCTATTTAAAACTGTAG
- a CDS encoding acyl-CoA dehydrogenase family protein, with amino-acid sequence MKPDLFEAPDYYNIDELLSNEHKLVRDAAREWVKREVSPIIEDYAQKAEFPEQIINGLAEIGAFGPYIPEEYGGAGLDQISYGLIMQEIERGDSGVRSTASVQSSLVMYPIWKYGNEDQRQKYLPKLASGEWMGCFGLTEPDHGSNPSGMTTNFKDKGDHYLLNGAKMWISNAPFAQVAVVWAKDESGRIHGLIVERGMEGFSTPETHNKWSLRASATGELIFDNVKVPKENLLPNKSGLGAPLGCLDSARYGIAWGAIGAAMDCYDTALRYSKERMQFGKPIGQFQLQQKKLAEMITEITKAQLLAWKLGVMRNNGTATSAQISMAKRNNVDMAIHIAREARQMLGGMGITGEYSIMRHSMNLESVITYEGTHDIHLLITGLDITGLNAFK; translated from the coding sequence ATGAAACCAGATTTATTTGAAGCTCCAGATTATTATAATATTGATGAGTTACTTTCTAATGAACATAAATTGGTACGTGATGCCGCACGAGAATGGGTTAAACGAGAAGTATCCCCCATTATAGAAGACTATGCCCAAAAAGCCGAATTTCCAGAACAAATTATTAATGGCTTGGCCGAAATAGGCGCCTTTGGCCCGTATATTCCTGAAGAATATGGCGGCGCTGGACTGGATCAAATTTCTTACGGCCTCATAATGCAAGAAATTGAGCGTGGAGACTCTGGAGTACGATCGACAGCTTCTGTACAATCGTCATTAGTCATGTATCCTATCTGGAAATATGGCAATGAAGACCAGCGTCAAAAGTATTTACCTAAATTGGCCAGTGGCGAATGGATGGGTTGTTTTGGTTTAACTGAGCCAGACCATGGGAGTAACCCAAGTGGCATGACTACTAATTTTAAGGATAAAGGCGATCATTACTTATTAAATGGAGCCAAAATGTGGATTTCTAACGCGCCCTTTGCACAAGTGGCCGTGGTTTGGGCCAAAGATGAAAGTGGTCGTATTCACGGATTAATTGTGGAGCGTGGTATGGAAGGCTTCTCGACCCCAGAAACACATAATAAATGGTCCTTACGCGCAAGTGCCACTGGAGAACTTATTTTTGACAATGTCAAAGTCCCAAAGGAAAATTTATTACCAAATAAATCAGGATTAGGCGCTCCATTGGGTTGTTTGGATTCTGCACGCTACGGGATTGCCTGGGGAGCCATAGGAGCCGCCATGGATTGTTACGATACGGCATTACGATATAGTAAAGAACGTATGCAGTTTGGAAAACCCATTGGTCAATTTCAACTGCAACAAAAAAAGCTTGCTGAAATGATTACCGAAATCACCAAGGCACAACTTTTAGCATGGAAACTTGGCGTGATGCGTAATAATGGTACTGCCACCTCAGCACAAATCTCCATGGCCAAACGAAATAATGTAGATATGGCGATACATATTGCCCGCGAAGCAAGACAGATGCTTGGTGGAATGGGTATTACCGGCGAGTATAGTATTATGAGACATTCCATGAATTTAGAAAGCGTAATCACTTATGAAGGCACCCATGATATTCATTTATTGATTACAGGGCTTGACATTACAGGCTTGAATGCCTTTAAGTAA
- a CDS encoding SGNH/GDSL hydrolase family protein has protein sequence MKKLRSLFLVVLCMSLFTCSTNDDATDLVEIEEQEETLPDETDETEGEVSVIRLLALGDSYTIGQSVCETCRFPEQLKDSLFSRFESQKNFELKIIAKTGWTTTNLINAIESESLDANYDLVTLLIGVNNQFQNRPFSIYEKEFPELVNTAISKAKDDKSKLIVVSIPDYAFTPYGNGNPNITSGINTYNAFAKSYCDANSITFINITDITRMGLDNPNLVASDGLHPSEFAYSKFAERLSPIAYDRLR, from the coding sequence ATGAAAAAGCTAAGAAGTTTGTTTTTGGTCGTCCTTTGTATGTCATTATTTACTTGCTCCACTAATGATGATGCAACGGACTTAGTCGAAATTGAAGAACAAGAAGAAACGCTACCAGATGAGACGGATGAGACCGAAGGAGAGGTTAGCGTAATAAGATTATTAGCTCTTGGCGACAGTTATACGATAGGTCAGAGTGTTTGTGAGACGTGTCGATTCCCTGAACAACTAAAGGATAGTCTCTTTTCAAGATTTGAATCTCAAAAGAATTTTGAATTAAAAATAATTGCTAAAACAGGTTGGACAACAACAAACTTAATTAATGCTATTGAAAGTGAAAGCCTTGATGCTAATTACGACTTGGTAACACTCTTAATTGGTGTAAATAACCAATTTCAAAACAGACCCTTTTCGATTTATGAAAAAGAATTTCCAGAACTTGTTAATACGGCAATCTCTAAAGCCAAGGATGATAAGAGTAAACTCATTGTAGTATCCATACCAGATTATGCCTTTACACCTTACGGGAATGGAAATCCTAATATCACATCTGGTATCAATACATATAATGCCTTTGCTAAAAGCTACTGCGATGCCAATAGTATAACATTTATAAATATTACAGATATCACACGCATGGGTTTAGATAATCCAAATTTAGTAGCCTCAGACGGATTGCACCCCTCTGAATTTGCGTATTCAAAATTTGCAGAACGTTTGTCTCCTATTGCTTATGACAGGCTTAGATAA
- a CDS encoding metallophosphoesterase family protein, which produces MFSSKIRLDNAYNKAKIIDFDDSSKFILFSDCHRGDNSFADDFSNNRNIYYHTLKHYYTEGFQYCELGDGDELWENLSFKSIFYAHQNVYLLMKLFYTQGRLHMIWGNHDMVYRNQDYVKKHIYSYFDKKLGKDVGLFNGIKYHEGIILKHKHTNQELFLTHGHQADSWNFLFWKWSRFMVRALWKPLNVMGIVDPTSPAKNYSELIRIERKTKKWIVDNNNLLTIVGHTHRPRFPEPGDIAYFNDGSCVHPRSITGIEIEDGNISLIKWQISTKEDGTLQIVRVLLEGPRKLIDYKTS; this is translated from the coding sequence ATGTTTTCATCCAAAATAAGATTAGATAACGCATATAACAAAGCCAAAATCATTGATTTTGATGATAGCAGTAAGTTTATTCTTTTTAGTGATTGTCACCGAGGTGATAATAGTTTTGCTGATGACTTTTCAAATAACCGAAACATATATTACCATACTTTAAAGCATTATTATACTGAAGGGTTTCAATATTGTGAATTGGGTGATGGTGATGAACTTTGGGAAAACCTATCATTCAAATCTATTTTCTATGCACACCAGAATGTGTATTTATTGATGAAGCTATTTTACACCCAGGGCAGACTACATATGATTTGGGGAAACCATGATATGGTGTACCGAAATCAGGATTATGTAAAAAAACACATATACTCCTATTTTGATAAAAAGCTAGGAAAGGATGTTGGTCTTTTTAATGGCATTAAGTATCATGAAGGCATCATTTTAAAACACAAACACACCAATCAAGAACTTTTTTTAACCCACGGGCATCAAGCCGATTCGTGGAATTTTCTGTTTTGGAAATGGAGCAGATTCATGGTACGTGCGCTTTGGAAACCGTTAAATGTTATGGGTATTGTAGACCCTACGAGTCCTGCAAAAAATTATAGTGAACTTATTCGGATAGAACGTAAAACCAAAAAATGGATTGTAGACAATAATAACTTATTAACCATTGTAGGGCATACGCATCGTCCACGCTTTCCAGAACCTGGCGACATTGCCTATTTTAATGATGGTAGCTGTGTGCATCCACGAAGTATCACTGGTATTGAAATTGAAGACGGTAATATTTCTTTGATTAAATGGCAAATTTCAACCAAGGAAGATGGCACCCTACAAATAGTAAGAGTGCTACTTGAGGGACCCAGAAAATTGATTGATTATAAAACAAGTTAG
- a CDS encoding DUF1853 family protein: MIQKRYEGFLKTPYLWKHNVTFDLQQFEIISKLHKIDSAIDDSLRLGKYVERLVSFELEQHDAISIIAENIQIQDNKTTLGELDCLLIKDNKPIHLEIIYKFYLYDDSVGTTEIEHIIGPNRKDSLKEKLTKLSKKQLPLLHADATGKYLTKLGLKPKDITQEVYFKAQLFVPYANNNIELKILNPECIVGFYMNRKELEQFKDCEFYIPNKKDWLALPHQHVNWMNFGAFKNTAKDYFEQQFSPLCWIKSKNWEMTKIFLVWW; encoded by the coding sequence ATGATTCAAAAAAGATACGAAGGCTTTTTAAAAACACCTTATTTATGGAAGCATAATGTTACTTTCGATTTGCAACAATTTGAAATCATTTCTAAACTCCATAAAATTGACAGTGCCATAGATGATTCTTTACGTTTAGGCAAGTACGTAGAACGTTTGGTTTCTTTTGAACTGGAACAGCATGATGCCATTTCGATTATAGCTGAAAACATTCAAATACAGGATAATAAAACTACATTAGGGGAATTGGATTGCTTGCTCATAAAAGACAACAAGCCCATCCATTTAGAAATAATTTATAAATTTTATTTGTATGACGATTCTGTTGGGACTACTGAAATTGAACATATTATTGGACCAAACAGAAAAGATTCCTTAAAAGAAAAACTCACAAAATTAAGCAAAAAACAACTCCCTCTTTTACATGCTGATGCTACCGGAAAATATCTGACAAAGTTGGGATTGAAACCAAAAGACATCACACAGGAAGTCTATTTTAAAGCGCAATTGTTTGTTCCATATGCGAATAATAATATTGAACTTAAAATATTGAACCCAGAATGTATTGTGGGTTTTTACATGAACCGAAAAGAACTTGAACAATTCAAAGATTGCGAATTCTATATTCCGAATAAAAAAGACTGGTTAGCCCTTCCGCACCAACATGTAAATTGGATGAATTTTGGAGCATTTAAAAACACTGCAAAAGATTATTTTGAACAGCAGTTTTCGCCTCTATGCTGGATAAAATCCAAAAACTGGGAAATGACAAAAATATTCTTGGTTTGGTGGTAG
- a CDS encoding 2Fe-2S iron-sulfur cluster-binding family protein encodes MVDINIKITDREGTLHNIVAPTDMAMNLMEVVRSYELAPEGTIGVCGGMAMCASCQCYVLSAVELPEMSDDEEAMLSEAFDVKKNSRLGCQIKMTPDMEGLEVELAPES; translated from the coding sequence ATGGTAGATATCAATATAAAAATAACAGATAGAGAAGGTACATTGCATAATATTGTTGCTCCAACAGATATGGCCATGAACCTTATGGAAGTGGTTAGGTCTTATGAGCTTGCACCAGAAGGCACCATTGGTGTATGCGGTGGTATGGCCATGTGTGCATCCTGTCAATGTTATGTGTTGAGTGCTGTTGAATTACCAGAAATGAGTGATGATGAAGAAGCCATGTTGTCAGAAGCCTTTGATGTTAAAAAGAATTCCCGTTTAGGATGCCAAATTAAAATGACCCCAGACATGGAAGGTCTTGAAGTTGAGTTAGCTCCTGAAAGTTAA
- a CDS encoding NADH-quinone oxidoreductase subunit N, translating to MNFSNFLLMRQEILLLAIILILLIGEIFIPKEKKKSIIHLAIFLFGIHTAIGFFAIEESSLFGGMFRTNNMIHFFKNVLNIGVLVLLLQSADWLKEKIVDQNRGSEFFILLFSSLLGMYFMIASGDFLMFYLGLELSTLPVAALAAFETSKRISSEAGIKLILSAALASGVSLFGISMLYATSGSIYFDAIAEIITASNLTILGMLLFFAGLAFKISLVPFHFWTADVYEGAPISIASYLSVISKGAAVFILMILLFTVLKPLMHIWENLVYVIAIATMFIGNLFALRQQNMKRFLAFSSIAQAGFILLGLITGTQLGTATIVYFMMIYIFSNLAAFGVVQAISLKTGKENMDDYTGLYRTNPNLSLVMMLALFSLAGIPPVAGFFGKFFLFTAAASKGYYLLVFLAVVNVTISLYYYLLVIRAMFLRKSDDPIPYFKNKLYMRLGLLVTVIGILVIGLYSPIYDYIYELSSIFN from the coding sequence ATGAATTTTAGTAATTTTTTATTGATGCGACAGGAAATTTTGCTTTTGGCAATTATACTGATATTGCTAATAGGTGAGATTTTTATTCCTAAAGAAAAGAAAAAAAGCATTATACATTTAGCTATATTCTTATTTGGTATTCATACCGCTATTGGTTTTTTCGCTATAGAGGAAAGCAGTTTGTTTGGAGGCATGTTTCGAACTAATAATATGATTCATTTTTTTAAAAATGTATTAAATATAGGGGTATTGGTCTTATTGCTTCAATCTGCTGATTGGTTAAAAGAAAAAATTGTAGATCAAAATAGAGGAAGTGAATTCTTTATATTACTGTTCTCTTCTTTACTTGGCATGTATTTTATGATCGCTTCAGGGGATTTCCTAATGTTCTATTTAGGACTGGAATTATCTACTTTACCAGTGGCGGCATTAGCAGCATTTGAAACCTCTAAAAGAATATCAAGTGAAGCAGGAATTAAGTTGATACTTTCTGCCGCATTAGCTTCCGGGGTATCACTATTTGGTATTTCCATGTTATATGCAACCTCTGGATCCATATATTTTGATGCCATTGCCGAAATCATAACAGCAAGTAATTTGACCATTTTAGGAATGCTTTTATTCTTTGCAGGATTAGCATTTAAAATATCTCTTGTCCCTTTCCATTTCTGGACTGCAGATGTGTATGAAGGTGCTCCAATAAGTATAGCTTCTTATCTATCGGTCATCTCGAAAGGTGCTGCGGTATTTATTCTAATGATCTTATTGTTCACGGTTTTAAAACCTTTAATGCATATTTGGGAAAATCTTGTATACGTTATTGCTATTGCAACCATGTTTATTGGTAATTTATTTGCACTACGTCAACAAAACATGAAACGTTTTTTAGCATTTTCATCCATTGCGCAAGCGGGTTTTATCCTTCTTGGTTTAATTACAGGAACACAATTAGGAACCGCAACCATTGTGTATTTTATGATGATCTATATATTTTCAAATTTAGCTGCTTTTGGCGTTGTACAAGCTATTTCACTTAAAACGGGAAAAGAAAATATGGATGATTATACGGGACTTTATCGTACTAATCCTAATTTAAGTTTAGTGATGATGTTGGCTCTGTTTTCTTTAGCTGGAATTCCACCTGTAGCAGGTTTTTTTGGTAAGTTCTTCCTGTTTACTGCTGCTGCAAGTAAAGGGTATTATTTACTCGTCTTTTTGGCTGTTGTAAACGTTACAATTTCCTTATACTATTATCTTTTGGTAATAAGAGCGATGTTCTTAAGAAAAAGCGACGATCCCATTCCTTATTTTAAGAATAAACTCTATATGCGATTAGGTTTATTAGTTACTGTAATAGGTATTTTGGTAATAGGTTTATACAGTCCTATATATGATTATATTTATGAATTAAGCAGTATATTTAACTAA
- a CDS encoding complex I subunit 4 family protein, translating to MDILSLFVVVPVITILILVFAKGLKQARQVAMVGSFVQLGMAINLVFAYFKERAVNDDIMVFTKDLVWFKQFNIHYNIGVDGISVALLVLTSIVVLAGVFISWKMKDLPKEFFISLIVLSTGVYGFFISVDLFTMFVFYEIAVIPMYLLIGIWGSGPKEYSAMKLTLMLMGASAVLLVGILGIYFNSNADGGALTFNILEIAQVNIPFEAQKLFFPLTFIGFAVIGALFPFHTWSPDGHASAPTAVSMLHAGVLMKLGGYGVFRVAMFLLPEGALHWSWFFIILSAFGVIYGAFAAIKQTDLKYINAYSSVSHLGMVLFALLMLNKTAWNGAILQSLSHGFMTALFFALIGMIYERTHTRDITKLGGLLKVIPFISVIYVIAGLASLGLPGFSGFVAEMNIFVGAFQHDDMFYRVATIVSVSAIVVTAVYILRVVGIMLMGPVKNEAYIGLPGATWYEKTGVFLLLIPIVAIGVAPLWLSDMILASLEPFIQGVL from the coding sequence ATGGATATTTTATCACTTTTTGTCGTAGTACCTGTAATCACAATTTTAATATTGGTGTTTGCAAAAGGATTAAAACAAGCGCGACAAGTAGCCATGGTTGGAAGTTTTGTTCAGCTTGGAATGGCAATAAATTTAGTGTTTGCTTATTTTAAAGAAAGAGCTGTTAATGATGACATTATGGTTTTTACCAAAGATTTGGTTTGGTTTAAACAATTCAATATACATTACAATATTGGTGTCGATGGTATTTCGGTAGCACTTTTAGTGTTAACTTCAATCGTTGTTTTGGCAGGTGTTTTTATCTCATGGAAAATGAAGGACCTGCCTAAGGAATTCTTTATTTCACTGATTGTACTGTCTACAGGCGTTTACGGTTTCTTTATTTCCGTTGATCTATTCACCATGTTTGTGTTCTACGAAATAGCTGTCATACCAATGTATTTATTAATTGGTATTTGGGGAAGTGGTCCAAAAGAATATTCCGCAATGAAATTAACGTTAATGTTAATGGGAGCATCAGCTGTATTATTAGTTGGAATATTAGGCATCTACTTCAACTCAAATGCAGATGGCGGTGCTTTAACTTTCAATATATTGGAAATCGCGCAAGTTAATATTCCTTTTGAAGCTCAAAAATTATTCTTCCCACTAACGTTTATTGGTTTTGCAGTTATTGGCGCTTTGTTTCCTTTTCATACGTGGTCACCAGATGGTCATGCTTCGGCACCAACAGCTGTATCGATGTTACATGCCGGTGTTTTAATGAAGTTAGGTGGTTATGGTGTATTTAGGGTTGCCATGTTTTTGTTGCCAGAAGGTGCGTTACATTGGTCTTGGTTCTTTATAATATTATCGGCATTTGGTGTTATATATGGCGCTTTTGCCGCTATTAAGCAAACCGATTTAAAATACATCAACGCTTACTCTTCTGTGAGCCATTTGGGCATGGTATTGTTTGCTTTATTGATGCTAAATAAAACAGCATGGAATGGGGCCATTTTACAATCCCTTTCTCATGGATTTATGACGGCATTATTCTTTGCCTTAATCGGAATGATATATGAAAGGACGCACACAAGAGATATTACAAAATTGGGAGGATTGCTTAAAGTGATTCCCTTTATATCTGTCATTTATGTCATAGCTGGTTTAGCATCATTAGGTTTGCCAGGATTCAGCGGGTTTGTGGCCGAAATGAACATTTTTGTGGGTGCATTTCAGCATGATGATATGTTCTATAGAGTAGCAACGATTGTTTCGGTATCAGCGATTGTGGTGACTGCAGTTTATATATTAAGAGTGGTTGGAATCATGCTCATGGGACCGGTTAAAAATGAAGCCTATATAGGTCTGCCAGGAGCCACTTGGTATGAGAAGACAGGTGTATTTTTATTGCTGATACCAATAGTAGCGATTGGTGTTGCGCCGTTATGGCTAAGCGATATGATTTTGGCAAGTTTAGAACCTTTTATACAAGGCGTTTTATAA